One genomic region from Panthera tigris isolate Pti1 chromosome D1, P.tigris_Pti1_mat1.1, whole genome shotgun sequence encodes:
- the CTSW gene encoding cathepsin W, whose protein sequence is MAITVYLPCLLVLSMAGLAQGIKSSLRSQDPGPQPLELKQAFTLFQIQYNRSYSNPEEYARRLDIFAHNLAQAQQLEEEDLGTAEFGVTPFSDLTEEEFGRLYGHRRMDGEAPKVGREVGAEEWGESVPPTCDWRKLDGVISSVKKQESCSCCWAMAAAGNIEALWGIKYRQSVELSVQELLDCGRCGDGCKGGFVWDAFITVLNNSGLASEKDYPFQGQVKPHRCLAKKHKKVAWIQDFIMLPDNEQKIAWYLATQGPITVTINMKLLKLYKKGVIEATPTSCDPFLVDHSVLLVGFGKSESVADRRAGAAGAQPQSRRSIPFWILKNSWGTKWGEKGYFRLYRGNNTCGITKYPLTARVDQPAKKRPVSCPP, encoded by the exons ATGGCCATTACTGTCTaccttccctgcctcctggtcCTGTCTATGGCCGGCCTGGCTCAAGGCATCAAGAGCTCCCTTAGGAGCCAG GACCCAGGACCCCAGCCACTGGAGCTGAAACAGGCCTTCACATTGTTCCAGATCCAGTACAACCGGAGTTACTCAAACCCAGAAG AGTATGCTCGCCGCCTGGACATCTTTGCACACAACCTGGCCCAGGCTcagcagctggaggaggaagaCTTAGGCACAGCCGAGTTTGGGGTGACTCCATTCAGTGACCTCACAG AGGAGGAGTTTGGCCGGCTCTACGGGCATCGGAGGATGGATGGAGAGGCTCCCAAAGTGGGCAGAGAGGTAGGGGCTGAAGAGTGGGGGGAGTCAGTGCCCCCAACCTGTGACTGGCGGAAGTTGGATGGAGTCATCTCATCCGTCAAGAAGCAG GAAAGCTGCAGCTGTTGCTGGGCCATGGCAGCGGCAGGCAACATCGAGGCCCTGTGGGGCATCAAATACCGCCAGTCCGTAGAACTCTCCGTGCAGG AGCTGCTCGACTGTGGCCGCTGTGGGGATGGCTGCAAGGGTGGCTTCGTCTGGGATGCGTTCATAACCGTCCTCAACAACA GTGGGCTGGCCAGCGAAAAGGACTACCCATTCCAAGGGCAGGTCAAACCCCACCGGTGCCTGGCCAAGAAGCATAAGAAGGTGGCCTGGATCCAGGATTTCATCATGCTGCCGGACAACGAGCAGA AAATCGCCTGGTACCTGGCCACCCAAGGCCCCATCACCGTGACCATCAATATGAAGCTCCTGAAG CTATACAAGAAGGGTGTGATCGAGGCCACGCCCACCTCCTGTGACCCTTTCCTCGTGGACCACTCTGTCCTGCTTGTGGGCTTTGGGAAGAGCGAGTCAGTGGCGGACAGGCGGGCAGGGGCAGCCGGAGCCCAGCCTCAATCTCGCCGCTCAATCCCGTTCTGGATCCTGAAGAACTCCTGGGGCACCAAATGGGGTGAGAAG GGCTATTTCCGGCTGTACCGAGGGAATAACACCTGTGGCATCACCAAGTACCCGCTCACTGCCCGTGTGGACCAACCAGCGAAGAAGCGCCCAGTGTCCTGCCCTCCCTGA
- the LOC102969198 gene encoding acidic fibroblast growth factor intracellular-binding protein isoform X1, with amino-acid sequence MTSELDIFVGNTTLIDEDVYRLWLDGYSVSDAVSLRVRSGILEQTGATAAVLQSDTMDHYRTFHMLERLLHAPPKLLHQLIFQIPPSRQALLIERYYAFDEAFVREVLGKKLSKGTKKDLDDISTKTGITLKSCRRQFDNFKRVFKVVEEMRGSLVDNIQQHFLLSDRLARDYAAIVFFANNRFETGKKKLQYLSFGDFAFCAELMIQNWTLGAVDSQVADMDVDLDKEFLQDLKELKMLVADKDLLDLHKSLVCTALRGKLGVFSEMEANFKNLSRGLVNVAAKLTHNKDVRDLFVDLVEKFVEPCRSDHWPLNDVRLFLNQYSASVHSLDGFRHQALWDRYMGTLRGCLLRLYHD; translated from the exons ATGACCAGCGAACTGGATATCTTCGTGGGGAACACGACGCTCATCGACGAGGACGTGTATCGCCTCTGGCTGGACGGTTACTCGG TGAGCGACGCGGTGTCCCTGAGGGTGCGCTCGGGAATCTTGGAGCAGACGGGCGCGACGGCAGCGGTGCTCCAGAGTGACACCATGGACCACTACCGTACTTTCCACATGCTCGAGCGCCTGCTGCACGCGCCGCCCAAGCTGTTGCACCAGCTCATCTTCCAGATCCCGCCGTCCCGACAGGCGTTGCTCATCGAGAG GTACTATGCCTTCGACGAGGCCTTTGTGCGGGAGGTCCTGGGCAAGAAGCTGTCCAAAGGCACCAAGAAAGACCTGGATGACATCAGCACCAAAACAGGCATCACCCTCAAGAGCTGCCGGAGACAA TTTGACAACTTTAAGCGAGTCTTCAAGGTGGTGGAGGAAATGCGGGGCTCCCTGGTGGACAACATTCAGCAACACTTTCTCCTTTCTGACCGGTTGGCCAG ggaCTATGCGGCCATTGTCTTCTTTGCCAACAACCGCTTTGAGACGGGGAAGAAAAAACTGCAGTATCTGAGCTTTGGTGACTTTGCCTTCTGTGCTGAGCTCATGATCCAGAACTGGACCCTCGGAGCCGTCG ACTCCCAGGTGGCTGACATGGATGTGGATTTAGACAAGGAGTTTCTCCAAGACTTGAAGGAGCTCAAGATGCTTGTGGCTGACAAAGACCTCCTGGACCTGCATAAGAG CCTGGTGTGCACTGCCCTCCGGGGGAAGCTTGGTGTCTTCTCTGAGATGGAAGCCAACTTCAAG AACCTGTCCCGGGGGCTGGTGAACGTGGCCGCCAAGCTGACCCACAATAAGGATGTCAGAGACCTGTTTGTGGACCTCGTGGAGAAG TTCGTGGAACCCTGCCGTTCCGACCACTGGCCACTGAATGATGTGCGGCTCTTCCTGAATCAGTATTCGGCATCCGTCCACTCCCTGGATGGTTTCCG GCACCAGGCCCTCTGGGACCGCTACATGGGCACCCTCCGTGGCTGCCTCCTGCGCCTCTATCATGACTGA
- the LOC102969198 gene encoding acidic fibroblast growth factor intracellular-binding protein isoform X2, with protein sequence MTSELDIFVGNTTLIDEDVYRLWLDGYSVSDAVSLRVRSGILEQTGATAAVLQSDTMDHYRTFHMLERLLHAPPKLLHQLIFQIPPSRQALLIERYYAFDEAFVREVLGKKLSKGTKKDLDDISTKTGITLKSCRRQFDNFKRVFKVVEEMRGSLVDNIQQHFLLSDRLARDYAAIVFFANNRFETGKKKLQYLSFGDFAFCAELMIQNWTLGAVDSQVADMDVDLDKEFLQDLKELKMLVADKDLLDLHKSLVCTALRGKLGVFSEMEANFKNLSRGLVNVAAKLTHNKDVRDLFVDLVEKFVEPCRSDHWPLNDVRLFLNQYSASVHSLDGFRTWRW encoded by the exons ATGACCAGCGAACTGGATATCTTCGTGGGGAACACGACGCTCATCGACGAGGACGTGTATCGCCTCTGGCTGGACGGTTACTCGG TGAGCGACGCGGTGTCCCTGAGGGTGCGCTCGGGAATCTTGGAGCAGACGGGCGCGACGGCAGCGGTGCTCCAGAGTGACACCATGGACCACTACCGTACTTTCCACATGCTCGAGCGCCTGCTGCACGCGCCGCCCAAGCTGTTGCACCAGCTCATCTTCCAGATCCCGCCGTCCCGACAGGCGTTGCTCATCGAGAG GTACTATGCCTTCGACGAGGCCTTTGTGCGGGAGGTCCTGGGCAAGAAGCTGTCCAAAGGCACCAAGAAAGACCTGGATGACATCAGCACCAAAACAGGCATCACCCTCAAGAGCTGCCGGAGACAA TTTGACAACTTTAAGCGAGTCTTCAAGGTGGTGGAGGAAATGCGGGGCTCCCTGGTGGACAACATTCAGCAACACTTTCTCCTTTCTGACCGGTTGGCCAG ggaCTATGCGGCCATTGTCTTCTTTGCCAACAACCGCTTTGAGACGGGGAAGAAAAAACTGCAGTATCTGAGCTTTGGTGACTTTGCCTTCTGTGCTGAGCTCATGATCCAGAACTGGACCCTCGGAGCCGTCG ACTCCCAGGTGGCTGACATGGATGTGGATTTAGACAAGGAGTTTCTCCAAGACTTGAAGGAGCTCAAGATGCTTGTGGCTGACAAAGACCTCCTGGACCTGCATAAGAG CCTGGTGTGCACTGCCCTCCGGGGGAAGCTTGGTGTCTTCTCTGAGATGGAAGCCAACTTCAAG AACCTGTCCCGGGGGCTGGTGAACGTGGCCGCCAAGCTGACCCACAATAAGGATGTCAGAGACCTGTTTGTGGACCTCGTGGAGAAG TTCGTGGAACCCTGCCGTTCCGACCACTGGCCACTGAATGATGTGCGGCTCTTCCTGAATCAGTATTCGGCATCCGTCCACTCCCTGGATGGTTTCCG AACCTGGAGATGGTGA
- the CCDC85B gene encoding coiled-coil domain-containing protein 85B: MEAEAGGLEELTDEEMAALGKEELVRRLRREEAARLAALVQRGRLMQEVNRQLQGHLGEIRELKQLNRRLQAENRELRDLCCFLDSERQRGRRAARQWQLFGTQASRAVREDLGGCWQKLAELEGRQEELLRENLALKELCLALGEEWGPRSGPGGAGGSSAGPTPELALPPCGPRDLGDGSSSTGSVGSPDQLPLACSPDD; the protein is encoded by the coding sequence ATGGAGGCCGAGGCGGGCGGCCTGGAGGAGCTGACGGACGAGGAGATGGCGGCGCTGGGCAAAGAGGAGCTGGTGCGGCGCCTGCGACGGGAGGAGGCGGCGCGCCTGGCGGCTCTGGTGCAGCGCGGCCGCCTCATGCAGGAGGTGAATCGGCAGTTGCAGGGTCACCTGGGCGAGATCCGCGAGCTCAAGCAGCTTAACCGGCGCTTACAGGCCGAAAACCGCGAGCTGCGCGACCTCTGCTGCTTCCTGGACTCGGAGCGCCAGCGCGGGCGGCGTGCCGCGCGCCAGTGGCAGCTCTTCGGGACCCAAGCATCCCGAGCGGTGCGCGAGGACTTGGGCGGTTGTTGGCAGAAGCTGGCCGAGCTGGAGGGCCGCCAGGAGGAGCTGCTGCGGGAGAACCTGGCGCTTAAGGAGCTCTGCCTGGCTCTGGGCGAGGAGTGGGGCCCCCGGAGCGGCCCCGGCGGCGCGGGGGGCTCAAGCGCCGGGCCGACACCCGAGCTCGCTTTGCCCCCCTGCGGGCCCCGCGACCTGGGCGATGGAAGCTCCAGCACGGGCAGCGTGGGTAGTCCCGACCAATTGCCCCTGGCCTGCTCCCCAGATGACTGA
- the FOSL1 gene encoding fos-related antigen 1 — translation MFRDFGEPGPSSGAGGAYGGPAQPPTSGQQKFHLVPSINAVSGSQELQWMVQPHFLGPSSSYPRPLAYPQYSPPQPRPGVIRALGPPPGVRRRPCEQISPEEEERRRVRRERNKLAAAKCRNRRKELTDFLQAETDKLEDEKSGLQREIEELQKQKERLELVLEAHRPICKIPEGATERDTGDTGGTSGTSSPPPAPSRPVPCISLSSGPVLEPEALHTPTLMTTPSLTPFTPSPVFTYPSTPEPCASAHRRSSSSSGDPSSDPLGSPTLLAL, via the exons ATGTTCCGAGACTTCGGGGAACCCGGACCGAGCTCCGGGGCCGGCGGTGCGTACGGCGGCCCGGCGCAGCCCCCCACTTCAGGCCAGCAG AAGTTTCACCTCGTGCCAAGCATCAATGCCGTGAGTGGCAGCCAGGAACTGCAGTGGATGGTACAGCCTCACTTCCTGGGACCCAGCAGCAGCTATCCCAGGCCCCTGGCCTACCCCCAGTACagccccccccagccccggccaGGAGTCATCAGGGCCCTAGGGCCACCTCCAGGGGTCCGTCGCAGGCCCTGTGAGCAG atcagcccggaggaggaggagcgCCGTCGAGTGAGGCGCGAGAGGAATAAGCTGGCCGCGGCCAAGTGCAGGAACCGGAGGAAGGAACTGACCGACTTCCTGCAGGCG GAGACTGACAAACTGGAGGACGAGAAATCTGGTCTGCAGCGAGAGATTGAGGAGCTGCAGAAGCAGAAGGAGCGTCTGGAGCTGGTGCTCGAAGCCCACCGTCCCATCTGCAAAATCCCGGAGGGGGCCACGGAGAGGGACACTGGCGACACAGGCGGTACCAGCGGCACCAGCAGCCCACCACCAGCCCCCTCCCGCCCTGTACCATGTATCTCTCTTTCCTCGGGGCCTGTGCTTGAACCTGAGGCATTGCACACCCCCACGCTCATGACCACACCCTCCCTGACTCCTTTCACCCCTAGCCCTGTCTTCACCTACCCCAGCACCCCTGAGCCCTGTGCCTCAGCCCATCGCAGGAGTAGCAGCAGCAGCGGGGACCCATCCTCCGACCCTCTGGGCTCTCCCACCCTCCTTGCCTTATGA
- the CD1H11orf68 gene encoding UPF0696 protein C11orf68 homolog isoform X1 — MAAAAAVAGAGRGGGGSGSGSGAEPRQERSRARGWSGAERGEGRSRMEPGEEMEEEDSPGGREDGFTAEHLAAEAMAADMDPWLVFDARTTPAAELDAWLAKYPPSQVTRYGDPGSPNSEPVGWIAAYGQGYVPNSGDVQGLQAAWEVLQTSGRPVTPSTLRQLAITHHVLSGKWLIHLAPGFKLDHAWAGIARAVVEGRLQVAKVSPRAREGGRQVICVYTDDFTDRLGVLEADAAIRAAGIKCLLTYKPDVYTYLGIYRANRWHLCPTLYESRFQLGGSARGSRVLDRANNVELT, encoded by the exons ATGGCGGCGGCGGCAGccgtggcgggggcggggcgcggcggcggcggcagcggcagcggcagcggcgcgGAGCCCCGGCAGGAGCGGAGCCGGGCGCGGGGCTGGAGCGGCGCCGAGCGCGGCGAAGGCCGGAG CAGGATGGAGCCTGGTGAAGAAATGGAGGAGGAAGACTCTCCAGGCGGCCGTGAGGATGGCTTCACCGCCGAGCACCTGGCCGCAGAGGCCATGGCAGCCGACATGGACCCCTGGCTGGTGTTTGATGCCCGCACCACACCTGCCGCTGAGCTGGATGCCTGGCTGGCCAAGTACCCACCATCCCAAGTTACTCGCTACGGGGACCCTGGCTCACCCAACTCCGAGCCCGTGGGCTGGATTGCAGCATACGGGCAGGGCTACGTCCCCAACTCGGGCGATGTGCAGGGCCTGCAGGCAGCCTGGGAGGTTCTGCAGACCAGCGGGCGGCCCGTCACACCGAGTACCCTGCGCCAGCTGGCCATCACCCATCATGTGCTCTCTGGCAAGTGGCTGATACACCTGGCACCTGGCTTCAAGCTGGACCATGCCTGGGCTGGCATTGCTCGGGCTGTGGTCGAGGGCCGGCTTCAGGTGGCCAAGGTGAGCCCACGGGCCAGGGAGGGTGGGCGCCAGGTCATCTGTGTTTACACGGATGACTTCACGGACCGCTTGGGTGTACTGGAGGCGGACGCGGCCATCCGCGCAGCGGGCATTAAGTGCCTGCTCACCTACAAGCCTGACGTCTACACCTACCTGGGCATCTATCGGGCCAACCGTTGGCACCTGTGCCCCACTCTCTATGAGAGTCGTTTCCAGCTGGGGGGCAGTGCCCGCGGCTCCCGTGTGCTGGACCGCGCCAACAATGTGGAACTGACCTAG
- the CD1H11orf68 gene encoding UPF0696 protein C11orf68 homolog isoform X2, with protein MAAAAAVAGAGRGGGGSGSGSGAEPRQERSRARGWSGAERGEGRRMEPGEEMEEEDSPGGREDGFTAEHLAAEAMAADMDPWLVFDARTTPAAELDAWLAKYPPSQVTRYGDPGSPNSEPVGWIAAYGQGYVPNSGDVQGLQAAWEVLQTSGRPVTPSTLRQLAITHHVLSGKWLIHLAPGFKLDHAWAGIARAVVEGRLQVAKVSPRAREGGRQVICVYTDDFTDRLGVLEADAAIRAAGIKCLLTYKPDVYTYLGIYRANRWHLCPTLYESRFQLGGSARGSRVLDRANNVELT; from the exons ATGGCGGCGGCGGCAGccgtggcgggggcggggcgcggcggcggcggcagcggcagcggcagcggcgcgGAGCCCCGGCAGGAGCGGAGCCGGGCGCGGGGCTGGAGCGGCGCCGAGCGCGGCGAAGGCCGGAG GATGGAGCCTGGTGAAGAAATGGAGGAGGAAGACTCTCCAGGCGGCCGTGAGGATGGCTTCACCGCCGAGCACCTGGCCGCAGAGGCCATGGCAGCCGACATGGACCCCTGGCTGGTGTTTGATGCCCGCACCACACCTGCCGCTGAGCTGGATGCCTGGCTGGCCAAGTACCCACCATCCCAAGTTACTCGCTACGGGGACCCTGGCTCACCCAACTCCGAGCCCGTGGGCTGGATTGCAGCATACGGGCAGGGCTACGTCCCCAACTCGGGCGATGTGCAGGGCCTGCAGGCAGCCTGGGAGGTTCTGCAGACCAGCGGGCGGCCCGTCACACCGAGTACCCTGCGCCAGCTGGCCATCACCCATCATGTGCTCTCTGGCAAGTGGCTGATACACCTGGCACCTGGCTTCAAGCTGGACCATGCCTGGGCTGGCATTGCTCGGGCTGTGGTCGAGGGCCGGCTTCAGGTGGCCAAGGTGAGCCCACGGGCCAGGGAGGGTGGGCGCCAGGTCATCTGTGTTTACACGGATGACTTCACGGACCGCTTGGGTGTACTGGAGGCGGACGCGGCCATCCGCGCAGCGGGCATTAAGTGCCTGCTCACCTACAAGCCTGACGTCTACACCTACCTGGGCATCTATCGGGCCAACCGTTGGCACCTGTGCCCCACTCTCTATGAGAGTCGTTTCCAGCTGGGGGGCAGTGCCCGCGGCTCCCGTGTGCTGGACCGCGCCAACAATGTGGAACTGACCTAG
- the CD1H11orf68 gene encoding UPF0696 protein C11orf68 homolog isoform X3: MEPGEEMEEEDSPGGREDGFTAEHLAAEAMAADMDPWLVFDARTTPAAELDAWLAKYPPSQVTRYGDPGSPNSEPVGWIAAYGQGYVPNSGDVQGLQAAWEVLQTSGRPVTPSTLRQLAITHHVLSGKWLIHLAPGFKLDHAWAGIARAVVEGRLQVAKVSPRAREGGRQVICVYTDDFTDRLGVLEADAAIRAAGIKCLLTYKPDVYTYLGIYRANRWHLCPTLYESRFQLGGSARGSRVLDRANNVELT, from the coding sequence ATGGAGCCTGGTGAAGAAATGGAGGAGGAAGACTCTCCAGGCGGCCGTGAGGATGGCTTCACCGCCGAGCACCTGGCCGCAGAGGCCATGGCAGCCGACATGGACCCCTGGCTGGTGTTTGATGCCCGCACCACACCTGCCGCTGAGCTGGATGCCTGGCTGGCCAAGTACCCACCATCCCAAGTTACTCGCTACGGGGACCCTGGCTCACCCAACTCCGAGCCCGTGGGCTGGATTGCAGCATACGGGCAGGGCTACGTCCCCAACTCGGGCGATGTGCAGGGCCTGCAGGCAGCCTGGGAGGTTCTGCAGACCAGCGGGCGGCCCGTCACACCGAGTACCCTGCGCCAGCTGGCCATCACCCATCATGTGCTCTCTGGCAAGTGGCTGATACACCTGGCACCTGGCTTCAAGCTGGACCATGCCTGGGCTGGCATTGCTCGGGCTGTGGTCGAGGGCCGGCTTCAGGTGGCCAAGGTGAGCCCACGGGCCAGGGAGGGTGGGCGCCAGGTCATCTGTGTTTACACGGATGACTTCACGGACCGCTTGGGTGTACTGGAGGCGGACGCGGCCATCCGCGCAGCGGGCATTAAGTGCCTGCTCACCTACAAGCCTGACGTCTACACCTACCTGGGCATCTATCGGGCCAACCGTTGGCACCTGTGCCCCACTCTCTATGAGAGTCGTTTCCAGCTGGGGGGCAGTGCCCGCGGCTCCCGTGTGCTGGACCGCGCCAACAATGTGGAACTGACCTAG
- the DRAP1 gene encoding dr1-associated corepressor isoform X1 translates to MPSKKKKYNARFPPARIKKIMQTDEEIGKVAAAVPVIISRALELFLESLLKKACQVTQSRNAKTMTTSHLKQCIELEQQFDFLKDLVASVPDMQGDGEDNHMDGDKGARRWTVPSRRGRKPGSGGRKNGGMGSKGKDKKLSGTDSEQEDESDDTDTDGEEETSQAPPQASHPPAHFQSPPTPFMPFTSSLPLPPAPPGPSAPDAEDEEDYDS, encoded by the exons ATGCCGAGCAAGAAGAAGAAGTATAACGCGCGGTTCCCGCCG GCGCGGATCAAGAAGATCATGCAAACTGACGAAGAGATTGGGAAGGTGGCGGCGGCTGTGCCTGTCATCATCT CCCGGGCGCTTGAGCTCTTCCTGGAGTCGCTGTTGAAGAAGGCCTGCCAGGTGACCCAGTCCCGAAACGCCAAGACCATGACCACATCCCACCT GAAGCAGTGCATTGAGCTGGAGCAGCAGTTTGACTTCTTGAAGGACCTGGTGGCCTCTGTGCCTGACATGCAGGGAGACGGGGAAGACAACCACATGGATGGGGACAAGGGTGCCCGCAG ATGGACTGTGCCTTCCCGAAGGGGCCGGAAGCCAGGCAGCGGTGGCCGGAAGAATGGTGGGATGGGAAGCAAAGGCAAGGACAAGAAGCTGTCGGGGACGGACTCGGAGCAGGAG GATGAGTCTGACGACACCGACACTGACGGGGAAGAGGAGACGTCACAGGCTCCACCACAGGCCAGCCACCCCCCTGCCCACTTTCAGAG CCCCCCGACACCCTTCATGCCCTTCACCTCGAGTCTGCCTCTGCCCCCGGCCCCCCCGGGCCCCTCAGCACCTGACGCAGAGGATGAAGAAGACTATGACTCCTAG
- the DRAP1 gene encoding dr1-associated corepressor isoform X2, whose translation MPSKKKKYNARFPPARIKKIMQTDEEIGKVAAAVPVIISRALELFLESLLKKACQVTQSRNAKTMTTSHLKQCIELEQQFDFLKDLVASVPDMQGDGEDNHMDGDKGARRGRKPGSGGRKNGGMGSKGKDKKLSGTDSEQEDESDDTDTDGEEETSQAPPQASHPPAHFQSPPTPFMPFTSSLPLPPAPPGPSAPDAEDEEDYDS comes from the exons ATGCCGAGCAAGAAGAAGAAGTATAACGCGCGGTTCCCGCCG GCGCGGATCAAGAAGATCATGCAAACTGACGAAGAGATTGGGAAGGTGGCGGCGGCTGTGCCTGTCATCATCT CCCGGGCGCTTGAGCTCTTCCTGGAGTCGCTGTTGAAGAAGGCCTGCCAGGTGACCCAGTCCCGAAACGCCAAGACCATGACCACATCCCACCT GAAGCAGTGCATTGAGCTGGAGCAGCAGTTTGACTTCTTGAAGGACCTGGTGGCCTCTGTGCCTGACATGCAGGGAGACGGGGAAGACAACCACATGGATGGGGACAAGGGTGCCCGCAG GGGCCGGAAGCCAGGCAGCGGTGGCCGGAAGAATGGTGGGATGGGAAGCAAAGGCAAGGACAAGAAGCTGTCGGGGACGGACTCGGAGCAGGAG GATGAGTCTGACGACACCGACACTGACGGGGAAGAGGAGACGTCACAGGCTCCACCACAGGCCAGCCACCCCCCTGCCCACTTTCAGAG CCCCCCGACACCCTTCATGCCCTTCACCTCGAGTCTGCCTCTGCCCCCGGCCCCCCCGGGCCCCTCAGCACCTGACGCAGAGGATGAAGAAGACTATGACTCCTAG